One Tubulanus polymorphus chromosome 5, tnTubPoly1.2, whole genome shotgun sequence DNA segment encodes these proteins:
- the LOC141906154 gene encoding uncharacterized protein LOC141906154, producing MNENVNVMDTDKSGFTNGNNAEKRYMTIDIEKFTKIGNNELQKGNVAKSIEAFELAFRRSVLSDDSFTERACAFNLGAVYIAANKPERGLEYLQRAVPPLNGHDGKSNGDLFYNFALGYELLKNTPGMVRYLELAFEQYKTENGNYAMESTVASRLAREYARIDDNQNAAKYYGISADLYKELPSAEEDMVNALNLQTKLLAKIGDLESCRRQLDRCMASVALLKEPEKQGKVYNDLGLTYTQCGEFEKACQSFELALPLSRGSSGDRKREAVLLQNIGAIYNSLGDYQKAVEMHEKAIELHGEQHSRASQGQCFINLAFAYSQLGDEDQAGESYLHALQAAKDSGDFKSQWQSLEGLGAVAFNRGNIDKSIAYFKQALGVMAKGKHDNIAQDRIVTKLTDALQHKVMRKIPARKQSRTIYSDGDRPRRNSRPLASAAAENGNQSNIPLYINDLKRSISKEVENSNLRRRSRSGSIEHYYLGLSEYDSDTDLSLKNLVKKSLRRSKKVEPIDETDLAVDRVTRMKSKPNGTHGHRYGKRRVLEGDSFRKRAGGRKQLLLVKNHPEAMVDWKIEQKNQDGLKQKEIDRALRRLDNSMTSTSGEKVPKNVAAYAALMERQDSEGSSSTNSESVPSTSRASRDRDPERRSVDDTDSESTETRTPTSQSESEMDGPESPVRKVETPAVAQQPSQPASSPTREIGIKNRRPLTAVKRRPIGTSGSSVPDETTEKQMNQTPRDAEPYYEQINDSSEPEGDASKQPNDDEPIYATIKLTQEIKNFKDEARNGEMGKDSRSQSETATTDSDSDSETVTGSSYSSSSIADSVVKNSDKEPLVSTYEKPIATTSSEKSNKSPHYFRTDDNKYARLDKRGRSKLAVDDDEGIYASIDFNNKASSGTGNSGPPRPHESDLSNLTRAEREKVLFEYQKMRNEEDGVVDDVRNNRSRRKNRSRMCLLM from the exons atgaatgaaaacgtaaACGTCATGGATACGGATAAGTCCGGTTTCACGAACGGCAATAACGCTGAGAAAAGATACATGACGATCGACATCGAAAAATTCACGAAAATCGGAAACAACGAACTGCAGAAAGGCAACGTCGCAAAATCGATAGAAGCGTTCGAATTAGCGTTCCGTAGATCAGTGTTGAGCGACGATAGCTTCACGGAACGGGCGTGCGCGTTTAATCTCGGGGCCGTCTACATCGCCGCTAACAAACCGGAAAGAGGActtgaatatttacaaagagCCGTTCCGCCTCTGAATGGGCACGATGGAAAATCGAACGGCGATTTATTCTACAATTTCGCTTTGGGTTACGAATTGTTGAAGAACACGCCGGGAATGGTTCGATATCTCGAATTAGCGTTCGAGCAGTATAAAACCGAGAACGGAAACTACGCGATGGAGAGCACCGTCGCTTCTCGTCTGGCGCGAGAATACGCGCGCATCGACGACAATCAAAACGCTGCCAAATACTACGGGATATCCGCTGATTTGTACAAAGAGTTGCCGAGCGCAGAAGAAGACATGGTGAACGCCTTGAACCTACAGACGAAGTTATTAGCAAAAATAGGCGACCTAGAGTCTTGTAGAAGGCAGTTAGATCGGTGCATGGCTAGTGTCGCTTTGTTGAAGGAACCAGAAAAACAAG GCAAAGTGTACAATGATTTGGGATTGACGTATACGCAGTGCGGGGAATTTGAGAAGGCCTGTCAATCATTTGAACTGGCTCTGCCCCTCAGCCGAGGCTCAAGCGGGGATAGAAAACGTGAAGCGGTTCTATTACAAAACATCGGTGCAATTTATAATTCATTGGGTGACTATCAGAAAGCTGTTGAAATGCATGAAAAAGCTATTGAGCTTCATG GTGAACAGCACAGTCGGGCCAGTCAGGGACAGTGTTTTATTAATCTTGCGTTCGCATATAGTCAACTCGGTGATGAGGATCAGGCTGGCGAATCTTATTTACACGCTCTTCAAGCTGCTAAAGATAGTG GTGATTTTAAAAGTCAGTGGCAGTCTTTAGAGGGACTCGGAGCTGTGGCCTTCAACCGTGGAAATATCGATAAATCAATCGCGTATTTCAAACAAGCGCTCGGCGTGATGGCTAAAGGGAAACACGACAACATCGCTCAGGATCGGATTGTTACCAAACTGACTGACGCCTTACAGCATAAAGTTATGAGAAAAATTCCAGCTAGGAAACAATCGCGAACG ATATATTCAGACGGTGACCGACCGAGGAGAAATTCCCGACCTCTAGCATCCGCAGCGGCAGAGAATGGTAACCAGTCAAATATACCTCTTTATATCAACGATCTAAAGCGATCGATCAGTAAAGAggttgaaaattcaaatttgagaAG ACGCAGTCGTAGTGGAAGCATCGAACATTACTATCTCGGTTTATCGGAATACGATTCTGATACGGACTTGTCGCTGAAAAATCTCGTGAAAAAATCACTACGACGCTCGAAAAAGGTGGAGCCAATTGATGAGACAGATTTAGCCGTTGACCGGGTCACTCGCATGAAATCAAAACCAAACGGAACTCATGGGCACAG GTATGGTAAACGGAGGGTATTGGAAGGAGATTCGTTTAGAAAGCGTGCCGGCGGTCGAAAACAATTGCTGTTAGTCAAAAATCATCCCGAAGCGATGGTGGATTGGAAAATTGAACAGAAAAATCAAGACGGATTAAAACAGAAAGAAATTGATCGAGCGCTGAGACGACTTGATAACAGCATGACGTCAACAAGTGGTGAAAAGGTTCCAAAGAATGTTGCAG CTTATGCTGCTTTAATGGAGAGACAAGATTCAGAGGGTTCGAGCTCAACGAATTCAGAGTCTGTACCATCTACATCACGG GCTTCCAGAGATCGTGATCCCGAACGAAGATCAGTGGATGATACCGACTCGGAGAGCACCGAAACTAGAACTCCGACGAGTCAGTCTGAATCTGAAATGGATGGTCCTGAAAGTCCTGTTAGAAAAGTTGAAACCCCCGCAGTTGCGCAACAGCCATCACAACCTGCTTCCAGTCCTACTAGAGAAA TCGGGATAAAAAATCGCAGGCCACTAACAGCGGTGAAAAGGCGACCAATCGGAACTTCGGGGTCATCAGTGCCAGATGAAACCACTGAAAAACAGATGAATCAGACCCCTAGAGATGCTGAACCTTATTATGAACAAATAAATGATTCATCAGAGCCCGAGGGTGACGCATCGAAACAGCCAAATGATGATGAACCAATTTACGCGACGATTAAATTGACACaagaaattaagaattttaaGGATGAAGCGAGGAACGGCGAAATGGGGAAGGATTCACGGTCACAAAGTGAAACGGCGACGACTGATTCTGATTCCGACAGTGAGACTGTTACCGGGTCGTCTTATAGTAGCAGTTCTATAGCTGATAGCGTCGTTAAAAACAGCGATAAAGAACCTCTTGTATCAACGTATGAAAAACCGATAGCGACAACGAGCagcgaaaaatcaaacaaatcacCGCACTATTTCCGTACGGATGACAACAAATACGCTAGATTAGACAAACGTG GTCGCTCAAAATTAGCCGTTGACGATGATGAGGGGATATACGCGAGTATAGATTTCAACAATAAAGCGAGCAGTGGTACAGGTAATAGTGGTCCACCTCGACCCCACGAATCCGACTTGTCAAACCTTACACGCGCTGAACG GGAGaaggttttatttgaatatcagaaGATGCGAAATGAAGAAGATGGTGTTGTTGATGACGTTAGGAATAATAGGTCTAGAAGAAAAAATCGCAGTCGCATGTGTCTTCTTATGTAA
- the LOC141905568 gene encoding replication factor C subunit 3-like, translated as MSLWVDKHRPTNLKKLDYHKEQADLFKKLVSSGDFPHLLVYGPSGAGKKTRIMCLLRELYGPGVEKLRLENHNFTTPSKKKLEITALASNHHIEVNPSDVGHNDRVVIQEILKSVAQNNPLDSSGHNNFKVVVLTEVDHLSKDAQHALRRTMEKYMSTCRLILVCNSTSKVIPAIKSRCLGIRVPAPTFDEIASILQATCKKESLTLPMELAEKISKQSNRNLRRALLMCEACKVQQYPFDAEQDVSEPDWEIFLRETAKLIVEQQTPKRLLEVRGRLYELLTHCIPPDVIIKGLLTELIQNCDGQLKAEITQHAAFYEHRLNLGQKPIFHIEAFVAKFMSIYKRFLEEGFADFF; from the exons ATGAGTTTGTGGGTGGATAAACACAGGCCGACCAATCTGAAGAAACTAGACTATCACAAGGAACAAGCAGATTTATTCAAAAAGCTG GTTAGTTCTGGTGATTTCCCACATCTTTTGGTTTATGGTCCGAGTGGAGCCGGAAAGAAAACAAGGATTATGTGCCTGCTGCGAGAACTATACGGACCCGGTGTCGAAAAACTACGCTTAGAAAATCACAACTTTACAACTCCGtcgaaaaagaaattagaaataaccGCATTAGCGAGTAACCATCATATCGAAGTTAATCCCAG cgATGTTGGTCACAATGATCGAGTTGTCATACAGGAAATTCTGAAATCAGTCGCTCAGAACAATCCATTAGACAGTTCTGGCCATAATAACTTTAAAG TGGTTGTGTTGACAGAAGTCGATCATTTAAGTAAAGATGCTCAACACGCTTTACGACGCACGATGGAGAAATacatgtcgacttgtcgcttAATACTCGTCTGTAATTCAACCAGTAAAGTTATCCCCGCCATTAAAAGCCGATGTTTAGGAATTCGAGTTCCAGCCCCGACATTCGATGAG atcGCCTCAATTCTGCAAGCTACCTGTAAGAAAGAGAGTTTAACGTTACCGATGGAATTAGCCGAGAAGATTTCCAAACAAAGCAATCGGAATTTACGCCGCGCGCTTCTCATGTGTGAAGCCTGTAAAGTACAGCA ATATCCGTTTGACGCCGAACAGGATGTTTCTGAACCGGATTGGGAGATATTTCTACGAGAGACCGCTAAACTCATAGTCGAACAACAAACTCCAAAGCG attattaGAAGTAAGAGGTCGTCTGTATGAATTGTTAACGCATTGTATTCCACCTGATGTTATCATAAAG GGTTTACTGACTGAACTGATTCAGAATTGCGACGGTCAGTTGAAAGCTGAAATCACTCAACACGCCGCATTCTACGAACACAGATTGAACCTCGGTCAGAAACCGATATTTCACATCGAAGCTTTCGTCGCTAAATTCATGTCAATTTACAAACGCTTCTTGGAAGAAGGATTCGCGGATTTCTTTTGA